A genomic segment from Neobacillus sp. YX16 encodes:
- the argH gene encoding argininosuccinate lyase: protein MVLEPAYDEAKQQFIESMVEIHNAHLIMLVEQGLVESEEAQKIAKAVSNLDMEDVKRRSYTGEFEDLFFEVEHSLIEDAGDIAGNLHIARSRNDMGIAIYRMTLRKKLLVLVEKALNLREAIIELTDEHKETVMIGYTHTQQAQPTTLSHYLNAMTDMLTRDIYRMQAAYKTVNRSSMGAAALTTSGFAINRERMKELLGFEEMIDNAWDAVAGADYIAESATAVQLSALNLGRSMQDFLLWGTQEYGAFLLSAPYVQISSIMPQKRNPVSIEHMRALLSSVAGDCQTVLLMVHNTPFGDIVDTEDDMQPYIWKAIERLGGIYDLLTSVLLTMEVNKETLLKRAKESFANVTELADTIVRKDGLSFRQAHHVVSLTVKELMKNGKTSLESLTLELLNDQSKNVAGKKSVLTEEELKQCLSPEYFVQIRDLQGGPSPSRMEKTIQVRIQEQEELASWLNERQDHLTTSALKVKEIITNWTGAHE, encoded by the coding sequence ATGGTTCTTGAACCAGCCTATGATGAGGCAAAGCAACAATTTATTGAATCAATGGTGGAGATTCATAATGCCCATTTGATCATGCTCGTGGAACAAGGGCTTGTTGAAAGTGAAGAGGCACAAAAAATTGCGAAAGCCGTTTCTAACTTGGATATGGAAGATGTTAAAAGAAGAAGCTACACCGGTGAATTTGAGGACTTATTTTTTGAAGTTGAGCATTCTTTAATTGAAGATGCAGGTGATATTGCTGGAAATCTTCATATAGCAAGAAGCCGAAATGATATGGGCATTGCTATTTACCGTATGACACTGCGAAAGAAGCTTTTAGTATTGGTGGAAAAGGCGTTAAACCTTCGCGAGGCCATTATCGAATTGACAGATGAACATAAAGAGACCGTGATGATCGGTTACACACATACCCAGCAGGCGCAGCCAACAACATTGAGTCATTATTTAAATGCGATGACCGATATGCTTACACGTGATATCTATCGGATGCAGGCAGCCTACAAAACGGTCAATCGCAGCAGTATGGGAGCAGCTGCCTTAACAACATCAGGATTTGCGATTAATCGAGAACGTATGAAAGAACTCCTTGGTTTCGAGGAGATGATTGATAATGCTTGGGATGCTGTTGCAGGCGCAGATTATATAGCGGAGAGTGCGACCGCTGTTCAGTTATCAGCACTAAATTTAGGAAGATCCATGCAAGACTTCTTATTATGGGGTACACAGGAGTATGGTGCATTTCTTCTTTCGGCACCTTATGTGCAAATTAGTTCAATCATGCCGCAAAAACGAAATCCTGTTTCGATTGAGCATATGAGGGCCCTTTTATCTAGTGTAGCAGGGGATTGTCAAACAGTCTTACTAATGGTCCATAATACACCCTTTGGAGATATTGTTGATACTGAGGATGATATGCAGCCTTATATCTGGAAAGCAATTGAAAGATTAGGCGGCATTTATGATTTATTAACGTCTGTTTTACTCACGATGGAGGTTAATAAAGAAACCCTTCTGAAAAGAGCAAAAGAAAGCTTTGCAAATGTGACTGAATTAGCCGATACCATTGTCCGAAAAGATGGATTATCCTTCCGTCAGGCCCACCATGTGGTTAGTTTAACGGTTAAGGAATTGATGAAAAACGGAAAAACATCATTAGAATCCTTAACTTTGGAACTTTTAAACGATCAATCAAAAAATGTAGCAGGAAAGAAATCTGTTCTAACAGAAGAAGAATTAAAACAATGCCTAAGCCCTGAATACTTTGTTCAAATCCGTGATTTACAAGGTGGACCTAGCCCAAGCAGAATGGAAAAAACAATTCAAGTCCGAATACAGGAACAGGAAGAATTAGCAAGCTGGTTAAATGAAAGACAAGATCACCTTACTACATCTGCTTTAAAGGTTAAGGAGATTATTACGAATTGGACTGGAGCACATGAATAA
- a CDS encoding iron ABC transporter permease gives MSANQSTAVHDNWWSRLTRSKYFVYVLISPLFLVLLAYVIYPFYQTFLQSVVGEEGGTLENYQRFFGLTSTANLEALWTSVYISVISVITCAIVGVTMAFLMERYEFPGRKLLSVLILVPMALPPLVGVLSFTFLYGESGIIPRAFQVLFDLEKVPFSLKGVMGVIVVHTFTMYTYFYLTAAAAIKGLDPSLEEAATSLGSGRIRIWLKVILPMLTPALIASSLLVFMISMASYTAPLMFGVERTMTMQIYLSRTNGSLDMAATQSTILSIVSISFLIMMRWYQGRRNYQNQSKGISVHRTELRSQFAKYMSMFLSFIGVIILMLPILVLVLISFSVDGEWTVQVIPTAYTLQHYIDLFTDERTWRPIWNSLQMSFVATAGNILFGVAAAYAMVRTRFKGKALLDILIMVPWALPGTVVAVNLIAAFSEPSVFSFNQVLIGTFWILPLAYFVRHLPLIFRSTSAALMQMDESIEEAARSLGANWWYTFRRVVVPMAFSGILAGTLLALVQGIGEFVASILIYSTSTMPLSVAIFQKMYAFQFGTACAYGVLQIILIIIVLFVSQKITDGKAGSAI, from the coding sequence ATGAGTGCAAATCAAAGTACGGCCGTGCACGATAACTGGTGGTCTCGGCTGACACGTTCAAAATATTTTGTCTATGTTTTAATTTCACCACTGTTTTTAGTTCTTTTAGCGTATGTTATTTATCCATTTTACCAAACCTTTCTTCAAAGTGTAGTCGGTGAAGAAGGAGGCACTCTCGAAAATTACCAACGCTTTTTTGGTTTAACCAGTACTGCCAACCTTGAAGCGCTTTGGACAAGTGTATATATTTCGGTCATCAGTGTGATTACCTGTGCTATTGTTGGTGTCACCATGGCTTTTTTAATGGAACGATACGAGTTTCCAGGAAGAAAACTGCTGTCCGTCCTAATTCTGGTACCGATGGCATTGCCTCCGCTTGTAGGTGTGTTATCTTTTACCTTTCTCTATGGAGAAAGCGGTATTATCCCAAGGGCATTTCAGGTATTATTTGATCTCGAAAAAGTACCGTTCTCATTAAAAGGTGTTATGGGTGTAATCGTTGTTCATACGTTCACCATGTACACGTACTTTTATCTAACTGCAGCAGCAGCGATTAAAGGTCTCGATCCTTCCTTGGAAGAAGCAGCAACAAGCCTTGGGTCAGGAAGAATTCGCATTTGGTTAAAGGTTATCCTGCCTATGTTAACTCCGGCGTTAATCGCATCTTCCTTACTTGTGTTTATGATTTCAATGGCGTCATACACAGCACCGTTGATGTTTGGTGTTGAGCGAACGATGACGATGCAAATCTACTTATCTCGTACAAATGGAAGTCTTGATATGGCAGCAACACAATCTACTATTCTTTCGATTGTTTCGATTTCCTTTTTAATTATGATGAGATGGTACCAAGGACGTCGAAACTATCAAAATCAAAGTAAGGGAATCAGTGTTCATCGCACCGAATTACGTTCCCAATTTGCAAAATACATGTCTATGTTTCTTTCATTTATAGGAGTCATTATATTAATGCTTCCAATTCTTGTTCTTGTCCTGATTTCTTTTTCCGTAGACGGAGAATGGACGGTTCAAGTGATTCCAACTGCTTATACATTGCAGCACTATATTGATTTGTTTACGGATGAGCGAACCTGGCGTCCAATATGGAACAGTTTACAGATGAGTTTTGTGGCAACAGCCGGAAATATTTTGTTCGGTGTGGCGGCTGCCTATGCCATGGTACGTACGAGGTTTAAAGGAAAAGCCTTACTGGATATTTTAATTATGGTTCCATGGGCACTTCCTGGTACCGTTGTAGCGGTTAACTTAATTGCTGCATTTAGTGAACCTAGTGTATTCAGCTTTAATCAAGTCTTAATTGGTACTTTTTGGATTTTACCATTAGCGTATTTTGTCCGGCATTTACCACTTATTTTCCGTTCGACCTCAGCAGCATTGATGCAAATGGATGAATCTATAGAGGAAGCGGCACGAAGCTTAGGTGCAAACTGGTGGTATACGTTTAGAAGAGTGGTTGTTCCGATGGCTTTCTCGGGTATTTTAGCAGGAACCTTGCTGGCCTTGGTTCAAGGGATAGGGGAATTTGTTGCCTCCATCTTAATTTATAGTACCTCTACTATGCCGTTATCTGTTGCGATATTCCAAAAAATGTATGCCTTCCAATTCGGAACAGCTTGCGCATACGGTGTGCTGCAAATCATTCTGATTATTATAGTACTTTTTGTTTCGCAAAAAATAACAGATGGAAAAGCAGGATCAGCCATTTAA
- a CDS encoding malate:quinone oxidoreductase → MSNGETKTDVILIGAGIMSATLGTILKELVPEWEIKVFEKLENPGEESSNEWNNAGTGHAALCELNYTTEKPDGSLDISKAISINEQFQVSMQFWSYLVNSGLVHNPQEFIRQLPHMSLVLGEQNVSFLKKRFEALTKNPLFQGMEFSEDPEKLMDWIPLIMEGRAWNEPIAATKIDSGTDVNFGALTRMLFTHLENKNVEIKYNHSVNDLKRTSEGLWEVKVQNQFSGTVKRHTAKFVFIGGGGGSLHLLQKSGIPEGKNIGGFPVSGIFMVCNNPDVVEQHHAKVYGKAKVGAPPMSVPHLDTRFIDNKKSLLFGPFAGFSPKFLKTGSMLDLVTSVKPNNVLTMLAAGAKEMPLTKYLIQQVMLSKEQRIEELREFIPSAKSEDWDLVVAGQRVQVIKDTEAGKGTLQFGTEVITSSDGSIAALLGASPGASTAVQVMLEVIKKCFPQHINEWESKIKEMIPSYGVSLMKNPDLLQEIHSSTEQSLGLTEKELAYS, encoded by the coding sequence ATGAGCAACGGAGAAACTAAAACAGACGTCATATTAATTGGCGCCGGAATCATGAGTGCCACTTTAGGGACCATCTTAAAAGAATTAGTACCAGAATGGGAAATAAAAGTATTTGAGAAACTCGAAAACCCGGGAGAAGAAAGCTCGAACGAATGGAATAATGCGGGAACCGGGCATGCAGCACTGTGCGAGCTTAACTACACGACCGAAAAACCTGATGGATCTTTAGATATTAGTAAAGCAATAAGTATAAATGAGCAGTTCCAGGTTTCCATGCAGTTTTGGTCTTACCTAGTAAACAGCGGGCTGGTACATAATCCGCAGGAATTCATCAGACAATTGCCTCATATGAGTTTGGTACTAGGGGAACAAAATGTTAGTTTTTTAAAGAAACGTTTTGAAGCGCTCACAAAAAACCCACTTTTCCAAGGGATGGAGTTTTCTGAAGATCCGGAAAAACTAATGGACTGGATTCCGCTAATTATGGAAGGGCGAGCATGGAATGAACCTATTGCGGCAACAAAAATCGACTCTGGAACGGATGTCAACTTTGGTGCGTTAACGCGGATGTTGTTTACTCATTTAGAAAATAAAAATGTAGAAATTAAATACAATCATAGTGTTAATGATCTGAAACGTACGAGTGAAGGCTTATGGGAAGTGAAAGTGCAGAATCAATTTAGCGGTACTGTCAAACGCCATACTGCAAAATTCGTCTTTATCGGAGGCGGTGGAGGAAGCCTGCATTTACTGCAAAAGTCCGGTATTCCTGAAGGGAAAAATATTGGCGGTTTCCCGGTAAGCGGAATATTTATGGTATGTAACAATCCTGATGTTGTAGAGCAGCATCATGCAAAAGTATACGGAAAAGCGAAGGTTGGCGCCCCGCCAATGTCTGTGCCTCATCTTGACACAAGATTTATCGACAATAAGAAATCTTTGTTATTTGGACCATTTGCCGGATTCTCACCAAAATTCTTGAAAACAGGTTCAATGCTCGATTTAGTAACCTCTGTAAAGCCGAATAATGTGTTAACGATGTTAGCTGCAGGCGCAAAAGAAATGCCTTTGACCAAATACTTGATTCAGCAAGTGATGTTATCAAAAGAACAGCGCATCGAAGAGTTACGTGAATTTATCCCAAGCGCTAAAAGTGAGGATTGGGATTTAGTAGTAGCGGGTCAGCGTGTACAAGTTATTAAAGATACTGAGGCAGGAAAAGGAACTCTTCAATTTGGTACGGAAGTCATAACTTCTTCTGATGGCTCGATCGCAGCATTACTAGGAGCTTCTCCGGGTGCTTCTACTGCCGTTCAGGTAATGCTTGAAGTAATCAAAAAATGCTTCCCACAACATATTAATGAGTGGGAATCGAAAATCAAAGAAATGATTCCTTCTTACGGCGTGTCACTAATGAAAAACCCAGATTTGCTACAAGAAATTCATTCATCGACTGAGCAGTCGCTCGGTCTAACAGAAAAAGAGCTGGCTTATAGTTAG
- the tatA gene encoding twin-arginine translocase TatA/TatE family subunit, whose translation MLSNIGIPGLILILIIALIIFGPKKLPEIGSAFGKTLSEFRRTATSIIDEEEEILENSKNQQP comes from the coding sequence ATGCTTTCGAATATAGGCATCCCAGGATTAATTCTCATTTTAATCATCGCCTTAATCATTTTTGGTCCTAAAAAGCTTCCTGAAATCGGGTCAGCGTTTGGAAAGACATTATCCGAATTTAGACGAACAGCCACTTCAATCATCGATGAAGAAGAGGAAATCCTCGAAAATAGTAAAAATCAGCAGCCATAA
- a CDS encoding NAD(P)-dependent alcohol dehydrogenase, with protein sequence MKAIVYTKYGPPDVLQLKEIDKPIPKENEILVKIKATTVTVADIRSRGFIVPSAFWLPARITLGFKQPKKEVLGMELAGVVESVGKDVKRFKEGDQVFAASLAGFGAYAEYKCLPEDGPVTIKPSNITYEEAAAIPIGARTALFFLRKADIQRGQKVLVYGASGSVGSYAVQLAKYFGAKVTGVCSTSNLALVKSLGADQVIDYTTEDFSSNSETYDVIFEAVNKSSFTDCMKLLKKDGTYINVTEPLPSARMLWTQLTTSKKLILSRNSPETAEALNFLKELVKNGNVKVVIDRNYRFEEIVEAHRYVEQGHKKGNVVITVEDHNKS encoded by the coding sequence ATGAAAGCCATTGTTTATACAAAGTATGGTCCCCCCGACGTTCTTCAACTGAAAGAGATAGATAAACCTATTCCTAAAGAAAATGAAATATTGGTCAAAATAAAAGCGACAACTGTAACAGTAGCAGATATTCGGTCAAGAGGTTTTATTGTTCCCTCGGCTTTTTGGCTGCCGGCACGTATAACTCTTGGGTTCAAACAACCGAAAAAAGAGGTATTGGGGATGGAGTTAGCGGGAGTAGTCGAGTCAGTAGGGAAGGATGTCAAAAGATTTAAGGAAGGTGACCAGGTTTTTGCAGCATCTCTAGCAGGTTTTGGTGCTTATGCTGAATATAAGTGTCTGCCGGAAGATGGTCCTGTCACAATAAAACCTTCCAATATCACTTATGAGGAAGCAGCTGCCATTCCAATAGGTGCCCGTACAGCTTTATTTTTTCTGAGAAAAGCTGACATTCAGAGAGGACAAAAGGTTCTGGTCTATGGTGCTTCAGGAAGTGTAGGGAGTTATGCAGTACAACTTGCAAAGTATTTTGGAGCAAAAGTTACAGGGGTTTGCAGTACTTCGAATCTAGCGTTAGTAAAATCACTTGGCGCTGATCAGGTAATAGATTACACCACAGAAGATTTTTCTAGTAACAGTGAAACGTATGATGTCATCTTTGAAGCGGTAAACAAGAGCTCCTTTACAGATTGTATGAAACTGTTAAAGAAAGACGGTACCTATATTAATGTCACTGAACCGCTGCCAAGTGCTAGAATGCTATGGACTCAATTGACAACCAGCAAGAAATTAATATTGAGTCGAAATTCACCTGAGACTGCAGAAGCACTAAACTTCCTTAAAGAACTTGTGAAAAACGGCAATGTAAAAGTGGTCATTGATAGAAACTATAGGTTCGAAGAAATCGTTGAAGCCCATAGATATGTCGAGCAAGGACACAAAAAGGGAAATGTCGTCATAACTGTAGAAGATCATAATAAATCCTAA
- a CDS encoding creatininase family protein: protein MKACDVHGRDLHSLAQATFAVVPLGSFEYHGPHSPLGTDIVLAEGFANLIDTSLGGAVFPTVPYTACPGKTNKYKGTIPIRPSIIHEYLIDITMGIIEQGIKKIILLNAHDGNMGVSRTVAEYVTGKHPDTSFLLVNWWQMVAIDAAEEIGFEGTKGRGHGGPYEMSAVKAFRPDLVHVEEEDKEFKEEHPLSNYPYILVEGTPKAWDGYTGLIQQTSYEKGKIIVEKASVNMNDLIKNWLEY from the coding sequence TTGAAAGCATGTGATGTTCATGGAAGAGACCTACATTCGCTTGCGCAGGCAACATTTGCTGTTGTTCCATTAGGGAGCTTTGAGTATCACGGTCCACATTCTCCTTTAGGTACGGATATTGTTTTAGCAGAAGGTTTTGCGAATTTGATTGATACGAGCTTAGGGGGTGCCGTGTTCCCAACGGTTCCTTATACAGCCTGTCCTGGAAAAACCAACAAATATAAAGGGACCATTCCGATTCGACCAAGCATTATTCACGAATACTTGATTGATATTACGATGGGTATTATTGAACAAGGCATTAAGAAAATAATTTTATTAAATGCCCATGATGGCAATATGGGTGTTTCTCGAACGGTAGCGGAATATGTAACAGGCAAGCATCCGGATACAAGCTTCTTATTAGTGAACTGGTGGCAAATGGTTGCAATCGACGCTGCAGAAGAAATTGGTTTTGAAGGTACAAAAGGCAGAGGGCATGGCGGACCATACGAAATGTCTGCTGTGAAAGCGTTTCGTCCTGATTTAGTACATGTAGAAGAAGAGGATAAAGAGTTTAAAGAGGAGCATCCTCTCTCTAATTACCCATACATTCTTGTAGAAGGAACTCCGAAGGCATGGGATGGTTATACAGGGCTTATTCAGCAAACCTCTTATGAAAAGGGCAAGATAATTGTTGAAAAAGCATCTGTAAATATGAATGATTTAATCAAAAACTGGCTTGAATATTAA
- a CDS encoding gluconate 2-dehydrogenase subunit 3 family protein, translated as MAENYKQQEKKESLSRRKFLKSSGIAVGGLAVGGALGSLLPFKDKTTNNLDVKNQRVAENYNLALMYFSREQFDLVEAATERIFPADDNGPGAKDLGVAYFIDHQLSGDWGFNSREYMQPPFFKGEKVQGYQGRLRRREIFDIGLRELQNHSLTKYKKNFVELSEEEQDDILKDFAEDKVNLTTLSPSGFFNMLRSSTLEGAFSDPLYSGNRNMEGWKMRNYPGSQMTYTEIIDKEFKAIPPKSLKDHLGH; from the coding sequence ATGGCAGAAAACTACAAGCAACAAGAAAAGAAGGAATCACTTTCTCGTCGCAAATTCCTCAAGAGTTCTGGAATTGCGGTTGGAGGATTGGCTGTAGGCGGTGCATTAGGCAGTTTACTTCCCTTTAAAGACAAAACAACAAATAATCTAGATGTTAAAAATCAGCGGGTGGCCGAAAACTATAATCTTGCATTGATGTATTTTTCTCGAGAGCAATTTGACTTGGTTGAGGCCGCAACGGAGCGGATTTTTCCTGCTGATGATAATGGTCCAGGTGCGAAGGATTTAGGTGTTGCCTATTTTATTGATCACCAATTAAGTGGGGACTGGGGCTTTAATTCAAGGGAATACATGCAGCCTCCTTTCTTCAAAGGAGAAAAAGTCCAAGGCTATCAAGGTCGTCTTAGAAGACGTGAAATTTTCGATATTGGTTTACGAGAATTGCAAAATCACAGTTTAACAAAGTATAAAAAGAATTTTGTTGAGCTAAGCGAAGAGGAACAAGACGATATATTAAAGGATTTTGCAGAGGACAAGGTTAACCTTACGACCCTTTCTCCAAGTGGCTTTTTCAACATGCTGCGGAGCAGTACATTAGAAGGGGCCTTTAGTGACCCTTTGTACAGTGGAAATCGGAACATGGAGGGCTGGAAAATGCGAAATTACCCCGGAAGTCAAATGACTTATACAGAAATCATTGATAAAGAATTTAAAGCCATTCCTCCAAAAAGTCTAAAGGATCACCTTGGACATTAA
- a CDS encoding GMC family oxidoreductase, whose product MVKKLPKIDVVIVGVGWAGGIIAAELTKQGLNCVGLERGKERKTEDYFMIHDELRYALRYDLMQNLSNETITFRGNEKIRALPMRQYGSFLLGEGLGGSGVHWNGQTYRFLPYDFEIRSKTIERYGEKKIPKDMTIQDWGITYDELEPYFDKFEKMAGISGEENPLAGKRSSPYPTPPMKTTPALEKFKKAATNLKLHPYNRPSANLSEAYTNPDGVARAACQYCAYCERFGCEYGAKADPVVTVIPVAKKTGKFEIRTHSNVRRVLKSGNKATGVMYVDTTTGEEIEQPADIVVLTSYVFNNVRLLLQSGIGRPYDPVSGTGVIGKNYAYQVQKGNATGFFEKEEFNTFAGAGALGMTVDDFNGDNFDHSNLNFIHGGSIAISQTGLRPISNNTVPKGTPSWGKEFKANSVKYANRVLSVGGQGASMPFKHHYIDLDPTYKDEFGDPLIRITYDFEEQDRQLAKYLSERCKEIMKEMGADHIDTMEELGPYDITTYQSTHNTGGIIMGADPNTSAVNNYSQMWEAENVFVVGASAFAHNSGYNPTGTVGAFSYRAAEGILSYSQKGGILA is encoded by the coding sequence GTGGTAAAGAAATTACCGAAAATTGATGTTGTCATTGTTGGAGTAGGCTGGGCTGGTGGGATTATTGCAGCCGAGTTAACGAAACAAGGCTTAAATTGTGTCGGATTGGAAAGAGGAAAAGAACGAAAAACAGAAGATTATTTTATGATACATGATGAACTTCGTTATGCCCTAAGGTACGACCTGATGCAGAATCTTTCGAACGAGACGATTACGTTCAGAGGAAATGAAAAAATCCGTGCTCTGCCAATGCGGCAGTACGGTTCCTTTCTATTAGGGGAGGGACTAGGGGGCTCGGGTGTTCATTGGAACGGACAAACCTACCGCTTCCTCCCATACGATTTTGAAATTCGCAGCAAAACCATTGAAAGATACGGTGAAAAAAAGATTCCAAAGGATATGACCATTCAAGATTGGGGAATTACCTATGATGAATTGGAGCCATATTTCGATAAATTTGAAAAAATGGCTGGGATTTCAGGGGAAGAAAACCCTCTAGCTGGGAAAAGGTCCAGTCCGTATCCAACCCCGCCGATGAAAACAACACCAGCACTTGAAAAATTTAAGAAGGCGGCTACCAACTTAAAGCTTCATCCCTATAATCGCCCTTCCGCAAATCTTTCAGAGGCGTACACAAATCCGGATGGGGTAGCGCGTGCAGCATGTCAATATTGTGCTTATTGTGAGAGGTTCGGCTGTGAATATGGGGCAAAAGCAGACCCTGTTGTGACCGTTATTCCAGTAGCAAAAAAGACTGGAAAATTTGAAATTCGCACGCATTCCAATGTCAGGCGAGTGTTGAAATCTGGCAATAAAGCAACCGGAGTCATGTATGTGGATACAACAACGGGGGAAGAAATTGAACAGCCTGCTGATATTGTGGTGTTAACAAGCTATGTATTTAATAATGTTCGGTTATTATTACAATCGGGCATTGGCCGTCCATATGACCCGGTGTCTGGGACTGGGGTGATTGGGAAAAATTATGCCTACCAAGTCCAAAAAGGAAATGCAACCGGCTTCTTTGAAAAGGAAGAATTTAATACTTTTGCTGGTGCAGGTGCACTCGGCATGACAGTAGATGATTTTAATGGCGATAACTTTGATCACTCCAATCTTAATTTTATTCATGGTGGCTCGATTGCCATTTCTCAAACCGGTCTTCGGCCGATTTCAAATAACACGGTCCCAAAAGGTACTCCTTCATGGGGTAAAGAATTTAAAGCCAATTCGGTCAAATATGCAAATCGGGTTTTATCCGTTGGCGGACAAGGAGCAAGTATGCCATTTAAGCATCATTATATTGACCTTGATCCGACATACAAGGATGAATTTGGCGATCCGTTAATTCGGATTACCTATGATTTTGAAGAGCAAGACCGCCAACTAGCCAAGTATTTATCGGAACGATGCAAAGAAATCATGAAAGAAATGGGCGCGGATCATATCGATACGATGGAGGAACTGGGTCCTTATGATATTACCACCTATCAATCCACTCATAACACAGGCGGTATCATCATGGGCGCAGACCCAAATACATCTGCCGTAAATAATTATTCGCAAATGTGGGAAGCTGAAAATGTGTTTGTAGTTGGCGCCTCAGCGTTCGCACATAATAGCGGCTATAATCCAACCGGCACGGTCGGGGCATTCTCATACCGAGCAGCTGAAGGGATTTTATCCTATAGTCAAAAAGGTGGCATATTAGCTTAA
- a CDS encoding BadF/BadG/BcrA/BcrD ATPase family protein yields the protein MNKNPIKLLAVDGGGTKTLAVLVNEDGTILGKGKAGASNYQVVGAEAAKEALVEAILAAFQDAGGLMAVEKAVFALAGIDTAKDEKVVAGMVQHAVNGLSIEIGSLVVENDCLSALLGATQDKAGILLIAGTGSIVYAHDGNKQIVRSGGWGHRVGDEGSGYWIGKQAIQSVLKMQDGRGEETILSRLVLDKFSFDKIEDLYNWTYSDSYSVDDVGALATVVDEAYRLGDAVSIRILDHAVNELILLLKTAIVKVGIEQDNFEIILQGGVFHHNAYIKEQVSERIQLITPNVKIITTIEEPICYIIKRGLNYCSSLE from the coding sequence ATGAATAAGAACCCCATCAAACTGCTCGCGGTCGATGGTGGCGGCACGAAAACATTGGCTGTCCTTGTTAATGAAGATGGAACAATTCTTGGTAAAGGAAAGGCCGGGGCTTCTAATTATCAGGTAGTAGGGGCGGAAGCTGCCAAAGAGGCTTTAGTTGAAGCCATTCTTGCTGCTTTTCAAGACGCAGGTGGTTTGATGGCTGTGGAAAAAGCAGTATTTGCACTAGCTGGAATTGATACGGCAAAGGATGAAAAAGTCGTAGCAGGTATGGTTCAGCATGCAGTTAATGGATTGTCGATCGAGATTGGAAGTTTAGTAGTAGAAAATGATTGCCTATCCGCCTTATTAGGAGCTACCCAAGATAAAGCTGGCATCCTCTTAATCGCCGGAACAGGCTCTATTGTGTACGCTCATGACGGGAATAAACAAATTGTTCGTTCAGGCGGGTGGGGACACCGAGTCGGTGATGAAGGAAGCGGCTATTGGATTGGAAAACAAGCCATTCAGTCTGTCTTAAAAATGCAGGATGGACGTGGAGAAGAAACGATTTTGTCTCGGCTTGTATTGGATAAATTTAGTTTCGATAAAATTGAAGATTTATATAATTGGACTTATAGTGATTCCTACTCTGTTGACGATGTTGGAGCCCTTGCTACTGTAGTGGATGAGGCCTATCGGTTAGGTGATGCAGTTAGTATACGAATCTTAGATCATGCAGTGAATGAACTAATACTGCTCCTAAAAACAGCTATTGTTAAAGTTGGTATCGAACAGGACAATTTTGAAATAATTTTGCAAGGCGGCGTCTTCCATCACAATGCTTATATAAAAGAACAAGTAAGTGAAAGAATTCAACTAATCACTCCAAACGTTAAAATTATCACGACCATAGAAGAACCGATTTGTTATATTATCAAGCGTGGTTTGAATTACTGTAGCAGTCTGGAGTAA